The genome window CTGCTGGGTGTGACTACGGCGAACACGCCGCAGGAGCGGGGGCCATAGACGATGCGGCTGTGGATCGAAAGCCACAGACGGATCTGCCGTCTGAGGTGAAATTAGCACGCGCCAACCCCAGGCCCTTCTGCCGCTGGATCTCGGCCCCGAGCCGTTCACCTTGGTTCGCAGGAGTGCATCGCTGCTGTGGCTCGCAGGAGGGGGTAGCCAGCGTGGCTGGCTGCTGTTGAGGGCGACCTGCCGCTGCAGGCCTTGGCCCTCAGGCCGGCGGCGCCAGGATCAGACGTTCACGCCGGCAGGGGCCCAGACGCAGGGGCTGGCCGAGCGCCTCCACCAGCCACTGGCGCACCTGATCGGGGCGGATGCTGCGGCCCTGGGCATCGATGCGGGCCTGCAGGCGGAGTGTCACTGAGGCAGCAGCTGTGCCCTCCCCGGTAGCGGCGGCCGCCGCTTCGGCGCTGGCTGGGGCGGCGGCTTGAGCGGCGTCCGTGATGACAAGAGAGGTTTTGTCAGCGCCCTGCGGCGCTGGCAGCAGCTCCAACGCGATCAGGCAGGGGCGGCAGTCCCGCTCGCGGGGGCGGCCCTTCTTGTCGCTGTCCCGCCAGGGCAGTGTGGCGGACTGCAGCAGATGCTCGATCGCCCGGTGCCAGTCGTCGGTGGACGGAGCCATCCCGGGCTCTGCGCCGGCGGCGACCTCCGGGAGCAATTGCAGGCTCCAGTGGGCCTCCGCCAGTTGCTGGGAGAGAGCCGGGCCCGCCAGGGGCACCTCCTGCACCGAGTGCAGGGAGAAACCCTGTGGAAGCTGGGCCTGCAGCCGCGCGAGCACCTCCTCCGGTGGACAGACCTGAGCGAACTCCAGATCGAGCCATTCACCTTCCGCCTCCACACCCAGCGGCAGCGCCAGGGCGAACTGCAGCCGGGGCAGGGGATGAAAACCGCCGCTGAAACTCACCGGCAGCTGGCTGCGGCGCAGGGCCCGCTCCAGCAGGCGGGCCAGATCGAGATGGCTCAGCAGTGCCAGCGAGCCCCGCTTGCTGAAGACAAAGCGCAGCCTTTGGATCCGTTCGCTGGCGGGGCTGCGCGGCGGCTGCGCCGCAGGGATCGGTGGAGGCGCCACCACCACGTTGTGACCGAACTCCGGCCCACAGACGCCGCAACTGCTGCAACCCTCAAAGGAGCAGTCCGGCACCACCACTGCAGCGAGGGCCCGTTGCAGGTCTTCGGCCAGCCAGCGCTTGTCGACACCGGAATCCACGTGATCCCACGGCAGTGGCTGGGCGCAGAAGGCCTCCAGATCAGCGCCGCTCAAGGCACCGGTGGCCGTCCAGTCCCCCAGCTCCAGCGCCCGGTAGCGGCCGCCCAGTCCCTCGGCCTCAATCGCCCCGGTCCAGGCGGCGTGGGTGCGGTCGATCGTTTCGAACCAGGCATCCATGCCGGCTCCGGCCCGCCAGGCCGCCTCCAGCACCGGTGCCAGGCGCCGGTCGCCCCGGCCGATGAAATCCTCCATCGCCGACAGGCGCGGATCGGTGACATTGCACTTGATGCCCTTGAGCGTGCGCAGCTCCCGGCGCAGCAGCTCCTGGCGCCGCCGGAACTCCGCTGTGGACACGCTGTGCCACTGGAAGGGTGTGTGGGGCTTGGGCGTGAAGTTGCTGATCGTGAGGTTCAGCTCCAGCCGCCCCAGATCGCGGCACTGCTGCTGCAAAGCGCGGCAGGTGTCGGCGATGCCGATCACATCGGCGTCGGTTTCCCCGGGCAGGCCGATCATGAAATAGAGCTTCACCTTGCGGTAGCCGTTCTCCATGGCGGTGCGGATGCCGCGCAGCAGCTCCGCGTCGGTCAGCCCCTTATTGACGATGTCGCGCAGGCGTTGGGTGCCGGCTTCCGGGGCGAAGGTGAGGCCCGCCTTGCGGGTGCCGCCCAGGATGTGAGCAATGTTCTGGTCGAAGCGGTCCACCCGCTGGCTGGGCAGCGTGAGGCTGACGTTGTGCTCGGAGAGGCGGTTGCGCAGCTCCACGCCCACCGCAGGCAGGGCGAGGTAATCGGAGCAGCTGAGCGACAGCAGGGAGAAATCGCTGTAGCCGGTGCGGGCCATGCCCTCCTCCACCGCTTCGATCACGGCCTCGGGTTCCACATCGCGGGCCGGACGGGTGAGCATGCCGGGCTGACAGAACCGGCAGCCCCGGGTGCAACCGCGGCGGATCTCGATCGTGAGCCGGTCGTGGACGGTTTCGATGTGGGGAACGAGGCCCATGCCGTAGTGGGGCATGGGGGTGGCCACCCGCCGCAACACGCGCGCCGGCAGCTCCGGCCGCAGCGGCTGAAGGGTGACACCATCGGGGCCCGGGGCATAGAGAGCCGGCACGTAGACGCCGGGCACATGGGCCAGATCAGCCAGCAGCGCTGAGCGGCTCAGCCCGTCGGCCTTGGCCTCGGCCACCACCAGGCCAATCTCCGCCAGCAGTTCCTCGCCGTCGCCGAGGGCGAAGAAATCGAAGAAGGCGGCGAACGGTTCGGGATTGCTGGTGGCGGTGGGGCCGCCGGCGAAGATCAGGGGTGGGGCTGCCGGGTCGTTGAGCGGCAGGTCGCCCCGGTCGGCGGCCCGCAGTGGCAATCCCGCCAGATCCAGCATCTCGAGGATGTTGGTGGCGCCCAGCTCATAGCTGAGGCTGAAGCCGAGGATGTCGAAGACGGCCAGGGCGCGGCGGCTTTCGACAGCGAACAGGGGTTGGCCCTGCTGGCGCAGGCGCTCGGCCAGGTCGGGCGCCGGCAGGTAGGCGCGATCGCAGAGCTGGCCTGGGATCGCATTGAGAATCGAATAGAGAATGATGTGGCCGAGGTTGCTGGCGCCCACCTCGTAGAGATCGGGATAGGTGAGACACCAGCGGGCACCGGCGCTGTCCCAGTCGCGCGGCAGCACGCCCCGTTCGTTGCCCAGGTAACGGGCGGGGCGGGCGATGGTGCTGTCCACCAGCTGGTCGAAAGCGACGCGCCCGTGAGGCAGCGGAGGGGTCGCGGCGATGGCGGTGGGCGTCGCGGCAGCAGCGGAACCACACGAAGTCGCCATGGTCATGGCTGAACGCTCAGCAGGCCGCAGGCTGATCGTAGGCAGCTGTCAAGGAGCGCCCGCAGCTAGCTGCTGGTGCGTGCGGGGCAGGGCTGGGCAAGCAAACGGGTCAACTGCAGCAGGGGCCTGTCGCAGCGGTGACCTGCGGCGTTGCACTCGTGCTGCTTCCAGCGCGTGCGGCGCCGTAGCAGGATGCCTGCCAGCGACATTGGCGGCGGCAGCAGTGGTTCAGGTCAACGGCAACTACCTCAAACTCAAGGCCGGGTATCTCTTTCCGGAGATTGCCAGGCGCGTGAAGGCCTTCGCAGCGGCCCATCCCGACGCCCCCCTGATCCGGCTCGGCATCGGCGATGTGACCGAACCGTTGCCTGCAGCCTGCCGCGAAGCGATGAAGGCCGCCATCGACGCCATGGGCACGGCGGAAGGCTTCTATGGCTACGGCCCGGAGCAGGGCTACCTGTGGCTGCGCGAAGCGATCGCCCGCCACGATTTCCAGGCCCGCGGCTGCGCGATCGATGCCGAGGAGATCTTCATCTCCGATGGCTCCAAGTGCGACAGCAGCAACATCCTCGACATCCTCGGCCCCGACAACCGCATCGCCGTCACCGACCCCGTTTATCCGGTGTACGTGGACAGCAATGTGATGGCGGGCCGCACCGGTGAGGCTGACGCCAGCGGCCGGTACGGCGGCCTCACCTACCTGCCGATCACGGCCGACAACGGCTTCATCGCCCCGCTGCCCGAGCAGCCGGTGGACCTGATCTACCTCTGCTTCCCCAACAACCCCACCGGCGCTGTGGCCACCAGGGCCCAGCTGCAGCAGTGGGTCGACCATGCCCGCGCCACGGGCGCCCTGATCCTGTTCGATGCTGCCTACGAGGCCTTCATCCAGGACCCCGAGCTGCCCCACTCCATCTATGAGATCGAGGGGGCCCGCGACTGCGCCATCGAGTTCCGCTCCTTCTCCAAGAACGCCGGCTTCACCGGCACGCGCTGCGCGCTCACCGTGGTGCCCCGCGGCTTGATGGGCACCACCGCCGCAGGAGAAGCGGTGGAGCTGTGGGGGCTATGGAACCGGCGGCAGAGCACCAAGTTCAACGGCGTCAGCTACATCGTGCAGCGGGGCGCCGAAGCGGTGTACTCCGCCGCAGGGCAAGCCGAAGTGAAGGCTCTGGTGGCCTTCTACATGGAGAACGCGGCGATCATCCGCCGCGAGCTGGCGGCGGCCGGTCTGCAGGTGTACGGCGGCGAGCAGGCCCCCTACGTGTGGCTCAAGACCCCCGCCGGCCTCGATTCGTGGGCCTTCTTCGACCGTCTGCTGGAGGAGGCCAACGTGGTGGGCACCCCGGGCAGCGGTTTCGGCGCCGCAGGCGAGGGCTACTTCCGCCTTTCAGCCTTCAACAGCCGCGCCAACGTGGAGGAGGCGATGGCCCGCATCGCTCGCGCCTCCCTGGTGCCTGCTTCCGCCGGAGTTGCCTAAATTCGAACCTCACGTTTCTGGCTGCGCGCCGCTCGTCACCCCGTCCCCTTGCCGTTGTTCCTCCTTTGGCGATGACCCTTCCTCAGGCGGTTGAAACCCCCGGCCGATCACCCGGGGGTGTGGCGGTGATCGACAAGGAGGTGCAGCGGGTGCGCAAGCCCTCGCCGCGCTACCGGGTGCTGCTGCACAACGACCCTGTCAACTCGATGGAGTACGTGGTGTCCACCCTGCGGCAGGTGGTGCCCTCCCTGAGCGAGCAGGACGCCATCGCCGTGATGCTGGAAGCCCACAACACCGGCGTGGGGCTGGTGATCGTCTGCGATCTGGAGCCGGCGGAGTTCTACAGCGAAACCCTCAAGGGCAAGGGTCTCACCAGCACGATCGAACCGGAGGCGTAGTGGAGCCCCTGGCTCCCGCGCCGCTGACCACACCGGAACAGCAGAGCCGCCGGCCCCATGGCCTCGGCACCCTGCTGTACGTTCCTGTGCTCTACGGCGTGGGCTGGCTGACGGCGCGGCCGCTGCAATGGTTGGCGCCGGGCCTGCGGCCTGATCAGATCGACCTGGCCGGGCTGGTGGTGGCCCTGCTGCTCCTGCTGTTCAGCCTGCCCTGGCGCCTGCGCCGCAGCTGGGGAGCCACCCATCCCTGGCGGCGGCTTGGAGTGGTGGCGACACCGCTGATGGCGGTGCGGGCGTTCCTGGGCGGACTGGCCAAGGCCGCCCTGCTGCTGGCACTGGTAGCCGCTGTGCTGCTGACCAGCGGACAGGCTGCGTGGCAGCTGGATCTGAAGGCCGGCGAGCTGCTCAACGCCCTGGCCCTGCTGCTGGGGGTGGGCTTCGCCGAGGAATTGCTGTTCCGCGGCTGGCTCTGGGGTGAGCTGTCCCTGCAGCTGAGCCGCCGCCGCGCCCTGCTGCTGCAGGCTGCGCTGTTCGCCCTGGTGCATCCCTGGTACCGGGCCGGCAACCTGGGAGCCATCGGAATGCTGGGCGGGCTGATCCTGCTGGGGCTGGCTCTGGCCCTGCAGCGACGCAGTGACGGGGGCGTGCTGTGGGGAGCGATCGGCCTGCATGGCGGCCTGGTGGGCGGCTGGTTCGTGCTCCAGACCGGGCTGCTGCAACTGGCGCCTGAGGCGCCGGCCTGGCTGGTGGGACCCGGGGGGGAGGTGCCCAATCCAATCGGAGGCCTGATCGGCTGGCTGGGGCTGGGGGCACTGCTGGCCTGGGGCTCCCTTACAGAGAGACGCGAACCGGGTTGATGGAGTGGTGGATACCGTTCCAGGATCACAACCGATCGCTTATTTCCAGGATGAATCAATACCTCCAACCAAGCGAACCGCAGCGCAAGGATGGTCAGTCATCCAGCAATCATTCTCAAAAACATGTCCTTGAGCGCCCCTGTGAACAGTGGGACCATGACTGACGACTGCTGCAGAAATGGAGAATGGTCGCCAGAAATCTTCAGTAGCCTTGATGGCTTTCCAGCAGGACATTGCCACTCCGTTGAAGCAGCCGCCCGATCGATTCATCACGATTCCGTTCTTTTTTGTCCGGTTGACTCGTACTCCCCACCTCCATCCTCAGTGATTTCCTCCCTGCTGTCCGATGCACAGAGCGTCGGGGTCTGACAAGGTTTCGATGCCGCTTCACTGGCCGATAGGAGGACGTGACTTCGGATAAAGATCCCGCCAAGACCTCCCAAGGGATCGATTATCAGATCCCTCCAAGACATGCCCGAGGCCCGTCCCCGGGTTGGCGATCAGCCGCCCCTGCGTTGCCGACGTGAGGACAGAGACCGCCCTTGAGGTATCTGAGACCCCGCCCGGCGGGGATGATTTTGTGCGGAGTTTCAAGCTCAGCTGAACATCATCAAAGCCTGGAGATTCGGAATTTATCGCACGATCGATCGTCAGGTGGGCAGCACGAATCTCCCCTTGCGCAGAACGAAGCGCAGCACCGTTTCCATTCTCGTGGTGATGTCCGCGGTGAAGTTCATTCCAAGACGCACGTCACAGCG of Synechococcus sp. MW101C3 contains these proteins:
- a CDS encoding TIGR03960 family B12-binding radical SAM protein, which codes for MTMATSCGSAAAATPTAIAATPPLPHGRVAFDQLVDSTIARPARYLGNERGVLPRDWDSAGARWCLTYPDLYEVGASNLGHIILYSILNAIPGQLCDRAYLPAPDLAERLRQQGQPLFAVESRRALAVFDILGFSLSYELGATNILEMLDLAGLPLRAADRGDLPLNDPAAPPLIFAGGPTATSNPEPFAAFFDFFALGDGEELLAEIGLVVAEAKADGLSRSALLADLAHVPGVYVPALYAPGPDGVTLQPLRPELPARVLRRVATPMPHYGMGLVPHIETVHDRLTIEIRRGCTRGCRFCQPGMLTRPARDVEPEAVIEAVEEGMARTGYSDFSLLSLSCSDYLALPAVGVELRNRLSEHNVSLTLPSQRVDRFDQNIAHILGGTRKAGLTFAPEAGTQRLRDIVNKGLTDAELLRGIRTAMENGYRKVKLYFMIGLPGETDADVIGIADTCRALQQQCRDLGRLELNLTISNFTPKPHTPFQWHSVSTAEFRRRQELLRRELRTLKGIKCNVTDPRLSAMEDFIGRGDRRLAPVLEAAWRAGAGMDAWFETIDRTHAAWTGAIEAEGLGGRYRALELGDWTATGALSGADLEAFCAQPLPWDHVDSGVDKRWLAEDLQRALAAVVVPDCSFEGCSSCGVCGPEFGHNVVVAPPPIPAAQPPRSPASERIQRLRFVFSKRGSLALLSHLDLARLLERALRRSQLPVSFSGGFHPLPRLQFALALPLGVEAEGEWLDLEFAQVCPPEEVLARLQAQLPQGFSLHSVQEVPLAGPALSQQLAEAHWSLQLLPEVAAGAEPGMAPSTDDWHRAIEHLLQSATLPWRDSDKKGRPRERDCRPCLIALELLPAPQGADKTSLVITDAAQAAAPASAEAAAAATGEGTAAASVTLRLQARIDAQGRSIRPDQVRQWLVEALGQPLRLGPCRRERLILAPPA
- a CDS encoding LL-diaminopimelate aminotransferase — protein: MVQVNGNYLKLKAGYLFPEIARRVKAFAAAHPDAPLIRLGIGDVTEPLPAACREAMKAAIDAMGTAEGFYGYGPEQGYLWLREAIARHDFQARGCAIDAEEIFISDGSKCDSSNILDILGPDNRIAVTDPVYPVYVDSNVMAGRTGEADASGRYGGLTYLPITADNGFIAPLPEQPVDLIYLCFPNNPTGAVATRAQLQQWVDHARATGALILFDAAYEAFIQDPELPHSIYEIEGARDCAIEFRSFSKNAGFTGTRCALTVVPRGLMGTTAAGEAVELWGLWNRRQSTKFNGVSYIVQRGAEAVYSAAGQAEVKALVAFYMENAAIIRRELAAAGLQVYGGEQAPYVWLKTPAGLDSWAFFDRLLEEANVVGTPGSGFGAAGEGYFRLSAFNSRANVEEAMARIARASLVPASAGVA
- the clpS gene encoding ATP-dependent Clp protease adapter ClpS, with the protein product MTLPQAVETPGRSPGGVAVIDKEVQRVRKPSPRYRVLLHNDPVNSMEYVVSTLRQVVPSLSEQDAIAVMLEAHNTGVGLVIVCDLEPAEFYSETLKGKGLTSTIEPEA
- a CDS encoding type II CAAX prenyl endopeptidase Rce1 family protein; translation: MEPLAPAPLTTPEQQSRRPHGLGTLLYVPVLYGVGWLTARPLQWLAPGLRPDQIDLAGLVVALLLLLFSLPWRLRRSWGATHPWRRLGVVATPLMAVRAFLGGLAKAALLLALVAAVLLTSGQAAWQLDLKAGELLNALALLLGVGFAEELLFRGWLWGELSLQLSRRRALLLQAALFALVHPWYRAGNLGAIGMLGGLILLGLALALQRRSDGGVLWGAIGLHGGLVGGWFVLQTGLLQLAPEAPAWLVGPGGEVPNPIGGLIGWLGLGALLAWGSLTERREPG